One Rhizoctonia solani chromosome 1, complete sequence DNA window includes the following coding sequences:
- a CDS encoding phenylalanyl-tRNA synthetase beta chain — MQIYSESPAPYKADLYERLGRVYTTAEFDELCFDFGIELDEIGNQAWSARRASQLKIEIPANRYRPRLRIFLGKEKAPEYKLVSPKGGIDDYLQLLSNPRYGLTAQIRPYFAGAILRNVKFTPRSYASFIDLQDKLHQNIARKRQLVAIGTHDLDTLKPPFTYEALPPDQIKFIALGKAQETRADELVEIYRGEKHLSRYLHIIENSPVYPIIYDSNRTVLSMPPIINSEHSKITLNTRNVFIDLTATDETKLAIVTNEMVAMFSEYCEEPFTVEPVRLILPDGSTKITPDLSLRPMSTTAAYINSFTGLTLTPQELAPMLQRMGLQATATNEPDADLTLLIPPTRPTSSTPAFPAVNTVAQPLEERMCHVRWIEVLPLILCSHDENFAWLNRTDDGKVAVKLANPKTLEYQVVRTSLLPGLLKTIRENRAHPLPIQVFETSDIALKDDTHQRRARNVRRAGAVWCNKSAGFEVVHGLLGRIMSVLEVPRLELVTESVYRLERASRARDGGSRDTTPGEKMLADPTYFPGRAAKIFYRPRKGTETKEPTPLLEDSTVIDTASSKTAESAPLTATPAATTATSKASELLSNIKSTISSVIASPLEPVKTGLKEGSAESTHPPRADGVIEIGSLGILHPSVLEKFEIPYPCSALEFDLAPFVKEERPVWE, encoded by the exons ATGCAGATTTACTCCGAGTCACCTGCACCAT ACAAGGCCGATCTGTACGAGCGACTCGGGAGGGTCTATA CGACCGCCGAGTTTGACGAACTGTGTTTCGATTTTGGTATCGAGCTCGATGAGAT AGGCAATCAAGCGTGGTCTGCCCGCCGAGCGTCC CAACTTAAAATAGAGATTCCGGCCAACAG GTATCGCCCGCGCCTGCGCATCTTCCTTGGAAAAGAAAAGGCTCCCGAATATAAACTCGTCTCCCCAAAGGGAGGTATAGACGACTACCTACAGTTACTATCAAACCCGAGGTACGGCCtc ACCGCCCAAATTCGACCCTACTTTGCCGGCGCCATCTTGCGCAACGTCAAGTTCACACCGCGCTCGTATGCGTCCTTTATCGACTTGCAGGACAAACTTCACCAGAATATCGCCCGGAAACGCCAGTTGGTTGCGATCGGAACGCACGATTTGGATACGCTCAAGCCTCCGTTCACGTATGAGGCTCTTCCTCCGGACCAGATCAAGTTCATTGCACTCGGGAAGGCCCAAGAAACGCGCGCTGACGAGTTGGTTGAAATCTATCGC GGCGAGAAACATCTCTCTCGATACCTGCACATTATCGAAAACTCTCCGGTTTATCCGATTATCTACGACTCGAACCGAACAGTTTTGTCCATGCCGCCCATCATCAACTCGGAGCACTCGAAAATTACGCTCAACACCCGGAACGTATTTATTGACTTGACCGCGACTGACGAGACCAAGCTTGCCATCGTGACCAACGAGATGGTAGCAATGTTCAGCGAGTACTGCGAGGAGCCATTCAC CGTCGAGCCGGTGCGTCTCATCCTCCCCGACGGATCGACCAAAATTACACCAGACCTATCTCTCCGTCCGATGAGCACAACAGCAGCATACATCAACTCCTTCACGGGACTCACCCTCACACCACAAGAGCTCGCGCCCATGCTCCAACGAATGGGCCTCCAGGCAACAGCGACCAACGAACCCGATGCGGACTTGACGCTCTTGATCCCTCCTACCCGCCCGACATCCTCCACCCC AGCGTTCCCGGCCGTGAATACTGTGGCACAACCGCTCGAA GAGAGAATGTGCCATGTGCGGTGGATCGAGGTCTTGCCGCTCATCCTT TGCTCGCACGACGAAAACTTTGCGTGGTTGAATCGAACGGATGACGGAAAGGTGGCTGTTAAACTTGCGAACCCCAAAACGCTCGAGTACCAAGTTGTTAGAACAAGTCTTTTGCCAGGGCTACTCAAGACC ATCCGAGAAAATCGCGCGCACCCTCTCCCTATCCAAGTATTCGAGACTTCGGATATCGCGCTCAAAGACGATACGCACCAGCGCCGCGCACGCAACGTTCGTCGTGCTGGGGCCGTGTGGTGCAACAAGTCGGCCGGGTTCGAGGTCGTACACGGTCTGCTCGGGCGAATCATGAGCGTTCTCGAGGTTCCGCGACTGGAACTCGTGACGGAAAGCGTGTACAGGCTGGAAAGGGCGTCGAGGGCGAGGGATGGTGGATCGAGGGATACGACG CCAGGAGAAAAAATGCTCGCAGATCCTACCTACTTCCCTGGACGGGCCGCCAAGATTTTCTACCGCCCACGAAAGGGAACAGAAACCAAGGAGCCCACACCCTTGCTCGAGGATTCGACAGTGATCGATACCGCCTCATCCAAAACGGCCGAATCTGCGCCTCTCACCGCCACTCCCGCCGCGACCACCGCAACCTCGAAAGCAAGCGAACTCCTCTCCAACATCAAGTCCACCATTTCTTCCGTCATCGCGTCCCCGCTCGAACCAGTCAAGACGGGCCTCAAGGAAGGATCCGCAGAAAGCACGCACCCGCCCCGTGCGGACGGAGTCATCGAGATTGGAAGTTTGGGCATCTTGCATCCGAGTGTGTTGGAAAAGTTTGAGATTCCGTATCCGTGCTCGGCTCTGGAGTTTGATTTGGCGCCGTTTGTCAAGGAGGAGCGGCCGGTTTGGGAGtga
- a CDS encoding Niemann-Pick type C-related protein 1, with product MAAQGQCSMRGKCGSNYGKPLPCPYDGPPQELDQEGKDLLASVCGPKFAQGPVCCTTDQIATLKSNFQTPDQLVSSCPACKNNFHEFYCHFTCSPNQADFVTVTSTEEGAVKSVDFRVTESYGTGFYDSCKDVKFGGLNDNAMTLIGGGATNYHDFFKYMGAVRPIGSPFQINFPQKANSSWNSPLNAPVRDCTSEGLDSRCTCLDCPGVCPTLPAIPGQGPTCTVGAWSCFTFGLVLVYALGVLAFLIGYLIQSFIRRRRRLRDERHALSAEAASVTGALVGAGSLQQRDGTESTGTRSESRQNLGRGASLLDPLDSLQPRQHKLNTHLRRGCYKLGLACATHPWITFTIVFALIGILNLGWTKFEVETDPVRLWVAPNSELKQQKEYFDEHFGPFYKTEQLFITDIHGGPVMTYPRLKWWLDIENEIRALKSEPNGYSHPDVCFKPAGPRGACVVQSVSAYFGGDMEDWDEDSWVEQLEDCASQPAMCLPDFGQPLAPKYVLGSAPKDDEDNRIWHKAEAMVVTFVVSDSLDEAVRERAEEWERTLRVYLEGLSGRSEQEAGVKIAFSTGVSLTEEINKSTNTDKNIVILSYLVMFFYIALTLGKGGTSYMGDLLRGSKSRRISSLFTGTKFTLGFFGIVLVLASVSTSVGIFSFLGVRVTLIIAEVIPFLVLAVGVDNVFILVHELDRQNSLHGPGTSLQHTEVDASALSPMSRPGSIRSHLTPEERVARAVARMGPSIALSTLTETTAFALGALVPMPAVRNFALYAAGSVFVGACLQATAFVSALALDLRRAESRRVDCIPCITVGGGIVLEGEESERDGVAGLKLRESFMTGCVRRYAVVLMKRPVKALVMVVFAGIFVLSVVSMQRIELGLDQRLALPSSSYLVPYFNALDQHFAVGPPVYFVSRANASARTNQQQLCAKFTSCSTTSIANVLEAERKRSQVSYIADPPASWIDDFMYWLNPELSTCCRVRRADPSVFCGPRDRERLCRPCFEDRVPEWNVTLSGMPEGEEFLRYLNQWLISPTDEDCPLGGRASYGSALSIQDHAIEASHFRTFHAPLKTQADFINALSSSKRIATELTESTGSEVFAYSLPYVFFEQYATIVSTAQGVLGLGLAAVLIITGLLLGSWRTGVVVTGVVGLAVCTVIGAMAWEGVMLNAISLVNLVIALGIGVEFCAHVARAFVGAPSTILRGREASIGVDSEVQDERGRERDERVVFALADVGPSVLSGITFTKLIGMCVLGLTRSKLLEIYYFRMWSTLIVSGALHGLVLLPVVLSVAGGPAYALEDQDEEWISSVMRRQITNIRDPFVADDDESVHED from the exons ATGGCTGCGCAAGGACAATGCTCCATGAGGGGCAAATGCGGCAGCAATTATGGCAAGCCGCTACCATGCCCATATGATGGGCCACCTCAAGAG CTTGACCAAGAAGGAAAGGATTTGCTCGCATCCGTTTGCGGACCCAAGTTTGCCCAAGGACCAGTTTGTTGTACAACGGACCAGATCGCGACGCTCAAGTCCAACTTTCAAACACCAGACCAACTCGTATCGTCCTGTCCGGCATGCAAGAATAATTTCCACGAATTTTACTGCCATTTTACATGCTCCCCCAACCAAGCCGATTTTGTTACTGTCACATCTACCGAAGAAGGTGCTGTCAAGTCGGTTGATTTCAGGGTGACGGAATCATACGGAACTGGCTTTTACGACAGCTGCAAAGACGTCAAGTTTGGTGGGCTCAACGACAATGCTATGACGCTTATCGGCGGTGGCGCAACCAATTATCATGATTTCTTCAAGTATATGGGTGCTGTTCGCCCTATAGGAAGTCCCTTCCAGATCAACTTTCCTCAGAAAGCGAATTCGAGCTGGAATTCACCACTCAACGCTCCTGTTCGTGACTGTACCTCCGAGGGACTCGACAGCCGCTGTACATGCCTCGACTGTCCCGGTGTCTGTCCAACACTCCCGGCTATCCCTGGCCAAGGCCCCACTTGCACGGTTGGAGCCTGGTCATGTTTTACATTCGGCCTTGTCCTCGTATACGCTCTCGGGGTCCTGGCTTTCTTAATCGGATACCTCATTCAATCCTTTATTCGACGCCGCAGGCGTCTCCGAGACGAGCGACATGCTCTTTCCGCAGAAGCTGCATCAGTCACCGGGGCCTTGGTCGGTGCAGGCTCGTTGCAGCAGCGGGACGGCACAGAGTCTACCGGCACCCGTTCCGAATCACGCCAGAACCTCGGCCGTGGTGCTTCGCTCCTCGATCCACTCGACTCTCTGCAGCCCCGTCAACACAAACTCAATACTCATCTCAGGCGAGGGTGCTACAAGCTCGGTTTGGCATGCGCCACACACCCATGGATTACTTTCACCATCGTCTTTGCGCTGATCGGCATTCTGAACTTGGGATGGACCAAGTTCGAGGTCGAGACCGACCCCGTGCGCTTGTGGGTCGCTCCTAATTCGGAGCTCAAGCAGCAGAAGGAATACTTTGACGAACATTTCGGGCCGTTTTACAAGACTGAGCAGCTATTCATTACTGATATTCACGGCGGCCCCGTGATGACCTACCCACGTCTCAAATGGTGGCTCGACATCGAGAACGAGATTCGAGCACTCAAATCAGAACCCAACGGTTACTCTCATCCAGATGTTTGCTTCAAACCTGCTGGACCACGCGGAGCATGTGTGGTTCAATCGGTTAGCGCATACTTTGGTGGGGATATGGAAGACTGGGACGAAGATTCTTGGGTGGAACAACTCGAAGACTGCGCATCCCAGCCTGCAATGTGCTTACCCGACTTTGGACAACCGTTGGCACCCAAATACGTACTCGGCTCGGCTCCCAAGGACGATGAAGATAATAGAATTTGGCACAAGGCTGAAGCTATGGTGGTTACCTTTGTCGTTTCAGACTCGCTCGATGAAGCTGTTAGGGAGCGGGCAGAAGAGTGGGAGAGGACACTTCGAGTATACTTGGAAGGTCTATCTGGAAGGTCCGAACAAGAAGCTGGTGTCAAGATTGCGTTTTCGACTGGTGTGAGCTTGACCGAGGAGATCAACAAGAGCACCAATACTGATAAGAAT ATTGTTATTCTCTCTTATCTCGTGATGTTCTTCTACATCGCCTTGACTCTGGGCAAAGGTGGAACCTCGTACATGGGCGATCTCCTCCGTGGCTCCAAGAGCCGACGCATCTCCTCGCTCTTTACAGGCACCAAATTTACTCTTGGGTTCTTTGGTATTGTTCTTGTCCTTGCATCAGTGTCAACCAGCGTCGGAATTTTCTCCTTCCTGGGTGTGCGCGTGACTCTTATCATTGCCGAAGTTATTCCCTTCCTCGTTCTCGCGGTCGGAGTAGACAACGTATTCATTTTGGTTCACGAACTCGATCGTCAGAACTCCCTCCATGGTCCTGGTACATCCCTCCAGCATACCGAAGTGGACGCTTCAGCTCTTTCTCCAATGTCGCGGCCAGGCTCGATTCGTTCACACTTGACGCCTGAAGAGCGGGTCGCACGAGCAGTGGCGAGGATGGGTCCATCGATTGCACTGAGCACGTTGACTGAGACGACTGCCTTTGCACTAGGAGCCTTGGTACCTATGCCTGCGGTTCGTAACTTTGCATTGTATGCCGCAGGAAGCGTGTTTGTGGGTGCTTGCCTCCAAGCCACCGCCTTTGTTTCAGCCCTCGCTCTGGATCTGCGTCGCGCCGAGTCCAGGCGTGTGGACTGTATTCCATGCATCACAGTCGGTGGCGGGATCGTCCTTGAAGGCGAAGAGAGCGAGCGCGACGGTGTTGCGGGCCTCAAACTCCGGGAAAGCTTTATGACCGGGTGTGTGAGGCGCTATGCGGTAGTGTTGATGAAGCGTCCAGTCAAGGCTCTAGTGATGGTGGTATTTGCGGGCATATTCGTATTGAGCGTTGTCTCGATGCAAAGAATTGAACTTGGGTTGG ACCAACGCCTTGCCCTCCCCTCTTCGTCGTACCTCGTCCCTTACTTCAACGCCCTTGACCAGCACTTTGCGGTCGGACCTCCAGTCTACTTTGTTTCTCGTGCGAATGCCTCGGCGCGCACAAATCAACAACAGCTCTGTGCAAAATTCACATCGTGCTCGACCACTTCAATCGCGAATGTCCTCGAAGCTGAACGCAAACGGTCTCAAGTGTCGTACATTGCCGATCCGCCAGCAAGCTGGATCGACGACTTTATGTATTGGCTGAACCCTGAACTGAGCACTTGCTGTCGCGTACGGCGGGCGGACCCGAGCGTATTCTGCGGCCCGAGAGACAGAGAGAGGCTCTGTCGCCCTTGTTTCGAGGACCGTGTCCCAGAATGGAATGTGACGCTCTCTGGAATGCCCGAGGGAGAAGAATTCTTGCGTTACCTCAACCAATGGCTCATCAGCCCAACGGACGAAGACTGCCCTCTTGGCGGCCGAGCATCATACGGCTCTGCTCTATCAATTCAGGACCACGCCATTGAAGCCTCGCATTTCAGAACTTTCCACGCGCCGTTGAAGACCCAGGCGGACTTTATCAATGCTCTCAGCAGCTCAAAGAGAATCGCTACCGAGCTGACCGAAAGTACAGGGTCAGAGGTGTTTGCGTACTCGCTGCCGTATGTGTTCTTTGAACAATATGCGACGATCGTCTCTACAGCACAAGGCGTACTTGGACTCGGCCTCGCCGCGGTGTTGATCATCACAGGGCTCTTGCTCGGATCATGGAGGACAGGCGTCGTCGTCACCGGTGTCGTCGGATTGGCAGTGTGCACAGTAATCGGAGCGATGGCCTGGGAGGGCGTCATGCTCAACGCCATCTCGCTCGTGAACCTGGTGATCGCACTCGGAATCGGAGTCGAGTTTTGTGCCCATGTTGCGCGTGCCTTTGTCGGCGCGCCCTCGACCATACTCCGTGGACGAGAAGCGTCGATCGGAGTGGACTCGGAAGTCCAAGACGAGCGCGGA CGCGAGCGGGACGAGAGGGTGGTGTTTGCGCTGGCAGATGTTGGGCCGAGTGTACTGAGCGGGATTACGTTCACCAAGCTAATTGGGATGTGCGTGTTGGGTCTGACGAGGAGCAAGCTGCTCGAG ATCTACTACTTCCGAATGTGGTCAACTCTGATTGTTTCTGGTGCACTGCACGGATTGGTTCTGTTGCCCGTCGTGTTGAGCGTGGCGGGTGGACCTGCCTATGCGCTCGAAGACCAGGACGAAGAGTGGATTAGCTCGGTGATGAGGAGACAGATTACGAATATACGTGA CCCATTCGTGGCTGATGACGACGAGTCGGTCCATGAAGATTAA
- a CDS encoding alphaherpesvirus glycoprotein E domain protein gives MTSSHGYSSSSSGSTPKSTARSQSRAGASTIGTIFHALTASTVASRPGRATRTRTRTSTLPTATGTNKLEPFQNGTSQLTVGLAVGIGFLLLAILSILFLFYLRRRRSDRQATEPTNNSRQLQQPNLDEKRPSRNGWYSGYSSVSAPLWTVDEEREDEESIGEGHSKRSLSTMIPSVLGRFTWLSPESNRLAGTKNTDMQHRTERLTQPPPVSRGRHERYSRR, from the exons ATGACCTCGAGCCATGGTtattcttcttcatcaagcGGTTCGACCCCCAAATCGACTGCAAGGTCGCAATCGCGTGCAGGAGCGAGCACTATTGGAACAATATTTCACGCCCTTACTGCTAGTACTGTGGCCTCCAGACCTGGCCGCGCAACTCGCACTCGCACTCGGACATC TACACTGCCAACAGCAACCGGCACCAACAAACTCGAGCCATTCCAGAACGG CACGTCTCAATTAACCGTTGGCCTGGCGGTCGGCATTGGTTTTCTGCTTCTTGCGATATTATCTATCCTCTTCCTGTTTTACTTGCGGCGACGACGGAGCGATCGACAGGCAACCGAACCCACAAATAACTCACGACAGCTTCAACAGCCCAACCTAGACGAAAAGAGGCCGTCTCGAAACGGTTGGTACTCTGGCTATAGCTCCGTTTCCGCACCGCTATGGACGGTAGACGAAGAAAGAGAAGACGAAGAAAGCATAGGGGAAGGTCATTCCAAAAGGAGCTTGTCCACAATGATCCCGTCGGTGCTCGGCCGATTTACATGGCTCTCTCCGGAATCTAATCGGCTAGCTGGCACCAAAAACACTGATATGCAGCACAGGACTGAGCGCCTCACGCAGCCACCTCCTGTATCGCGTGGACGCCATGAGCGTTATTCACGGAGATGA
- a CDS encoding RNA recognition motif protein yields the protein MAGDEDMRMRSVSRSGSRGRSRSRSQSRAKSRSRSRSPTTRTVFIKNLTRNIVQGHLRAVFSPYGDIRKIHMPTHQKSGQTRGSAHVEFFDSRAAKTAVKHMHTGLLDGATLAVELSDPPRSPSPPRRPYSPPRRNRRPPSPIRNRRLPPPARRRTPPRRFGVAAGAGAPLGAGGPILALGVALAADPTLAVGPDLVPFRRTHARREVHPGPGAGLALAPAPVLVPTPARLRGPEAPAEAGQGLAPPLLQRTLDDNDSNKQIDPFIV from the exons ATGGCGGGAGACGAGGATATGCGGATGCGATCTGTGTCGAGGTCGGGGAGTAGAGGGAGGAGTCGGAGCAGGAGCCAATCACGGGCGaagagcaggagcaggagccgaTCGCCTACTACACGCACGGTATTCATCAAGAACCTAACTCGCAACATTGTTCAAGGCCATTTGCGGGCCGTATTCTCTCCGTATGGGGACATTCGCAAGATCCACATGCCAACCCACCAAAAGT CGGGACAGACCAGGGGCAGTGCACACGTCGAGTTTTTCGATTCGCGAGCGGCCAAGACGGCGGTGAAGCACATGCACACGGGGCTGCTCGACGGCGCTACCCTTGCTGTGGAACTCTCTGACCCGCCTCGCTCGCCATCGCCGCCTCGCAGACCATACTCTCCCCCCAGACGCAACAGACGTCCCCCTTCCCCCATCCGCAATAGGCGCCTGCCTCCACCTGCCCGTCGCCGCACTCCTCCGCGGAGATTCGGAG tcgcagcaggagcaggagcccCATTAGGCGCCGGAGGTCCTATACTCGCTCTCGGAGTCGCACTCGCAGCAGATCCTACACTCGCAGTCGGTCCAGATCTCGTTCCGTTTCGTCGTACACACGCTCGTCGAGAAGTGCATCCAGGTCCAGGAGCAGGTCTCGCTCTCGCACCCGCTCCCGTTCTCGTTCCTACACCCGCTCGCTTACGAGGTCCAGAAGCCCCAGCAGAAGCAGGACAAGGTCTCGCTCCCC CGTTGCTCCAGCGCACGCTCGATGATAATGACTCGAATAAACAAATCGATCCATTTATTGTGTGA
- a CDS encoding alphaherpesvirus glycoprotein E domain protein translates to MSTSGLPPWDLLNFTFDFPESVPQCSNTTWQYWAKEKVDPQPVPPYHAVLYVGGYQPYLVQFDNTAVTGKTNWIANLPLGMSFGVSMFDSNNYTGGVNCYNPFEFGARLIYITKGARKKIDNDFSSQLQYIESAETFNLGCRSEGDCELAIVNMKNGTGPYKLVVVPVGRGQKTINFSSSPLGLTLDMSADVEYWYMHVVAHYDSAGNSAVTGPYTITATSNNACLGAASTVSAGKFSTLYSGGTTTPTSGTTDTSPSTVSNRLATPAIIGVAVVVSITAIIITALLLWFCYKRNRRRHESEKPDIEPPYGYSHTQYTPVPTTATHYTGSYHDVSTTGHYNPQVPVPYPLASMSVGDRNTTYSGEASGSEPSSMGISEKRRNLVNPDAHNLGPIEAEPFDPNSVSGTSRTHSGLPPLPPAYSAS, encoded by the exons ATGTCCACATCCGGCTTGCCCCCATGGGATCTGTTAAATTTCACCTTTGAC TTTCCGGAAAGTGTTCCACAATGCTCTAATACTACTTGGCAATACTGGGCCAAAGAAAAAGTTGATCCGCAGCCTGTACCACCCTATCACGCTGTGTTGTACGTTGGAGGGTACCAGCCTTACCTGGTACAATTTGACAATACGG CTGTAACCGGCAAGACAAACTGGATTGCGAATTTACCGCTCGGGATGTCGTTTGGGGTCTCTATGTTTGACTCAAATAACTATACTGGTGGAGTGAATTGCTACAATCCATTCGAATTTGGGGCCAGACTCATTTATATTACTAAAGGTGCTAGAAAAAAAATTGACAATGACTTCTCAAGCCAATTGCAGTATATCGAATCCGCTGAAACCTTCAACCTTGGATGTCGAAGTGAAGGGGAC TGCGAATTGGCTATTGTGAACATGAAGAATGGAACCGGGCCATACAAACTAGTGGTCGTGCCAGTA GGTCGCGGACAAAAGACGATAAATTTCAGCTCGAGTCCTCTG GGCTTGACACTGGATATGAGTGCGGATGTTGAGTACTGGT ATATGCATGTAGTGGCTCATTACGATTCGGCGGGTAATTCAGCTGTCACCGGCCCATATACTATCACTGCAACTTCTAACAACGCTTGCTTGGGCGCGGCATCGACTGTAAGCGCCGGGAAATTCTCTACGTTATATTCAGGAGGGACCACTACACCTACCTCCGGCACCACGGACACGTCCCCATCTACAGTTTCAAATAGACT GGCCACACCCGCAATCATTGGCGTGGCTGTTGTTGTGTCGATAACGGCCATCATTATCACGGCATTACTCCTCTGGTTCTGTTACAAAAGGAATCGCCGGCGGCATGAATCTGAGAAGCCCGATATTGAACCACCCTACGGCTACTCTCACACCCAGTACACCCCAGTCCCGACAACGGCAACCCACTATACTGGGTCGTATCACGACGTTTCGACCACAGGCCACTACAATCCTCAGGTCCCAGTACCTTATCCACTTGCATCCATGTCGGTGGGCGACAGAAACACCACATATAGCGGAGAAGCGAGCGGGAGCGAGCCCTCAAGCATGGGTATCTCAGAGAAGCGTCGGAACCTCGTTAACCCGGATGCGCACAATTTAGGGCCAATAGAGGCTGAACCGTTTGACCCTAATTCCGTTTCTGGGACATCGAGGACACATTCGGGACTGCCGCCATTACCTCCTGCCTATTCAGCTTCCTGA